Genomic window (Pseudovibrio brasiliensis):
GACCTGACGCAGCCAACCCATGAGTTGCCTCTGGCCCTGCTCGCCAAGCCGCTCGGCTTGCTAGACCTGCTGGTAAAAACCGGCTTTGCCACCACCAACAACGAAGCCCGCCGCCTCATCCGCGGCGGCGGCGTCCGCGTGAACACATCCATCGTTCTGGAGGAAACTCGGATGATTTCTGAGGGCGACCTAAAGCCGGGTGAGCGACTGACCCTTGCAGTAGGCAAACGGCGTAAGGCTCTGGTGGAGTTTGTATAAGTAAATGAGAAGCGGTCAGCTTTGAGCTGGCCGCTGTGCCAAGAACTACAGTTCTTCTCCATTCACCATCGACCAATGATGCGGCTGCAGTTCTCGCAGGCTCTTGAAAGTTAACTGATTGTCTTTGTTGGAGATGGCTGCGAGAACGTCTCCACCCCAATGGACAAGCCGTTCCTGACAAATCCCACAAGGCGTCAAAACAACAAAAGGGCTCTTCTCGTCTTCTCGATAGATGCAAAGAGAATGAGTAACGGCCTCATTCAGCTTATGAGCCTCCAAAATAGCGCCAACCTCCATACAAAGGGACAACCCGTCATTTTTGGTGTCCGGCGCTACACTGGTGAGGAT
Coding sequences:
- a CDS encoding cytidine deaminase translates to MTIEQTLFGEAKLLIERRYPTGWGGAASVRTDSGKILTSVAPDTKNDGLSLCMEVGAILEAHKLNEAVTHSLCIYREDEKSPFVVLTPCGICQERLVHWGGDVLAAISNKDNQLTFKSLRELQPHHWSMVNGEEL